A window of Suncus etruscus isolate mSunEtr1 chromosome 4, mSunEtr1.pri.cur, whole genome shotgun sequence contains these coding sequences:
- the LOC126007168 gene encoding tripartite motif-containing protein 75-like: MALAAFLAELRTEARCPLCQAFLQEPVTLECGHNYCGSCLQQRWEHLQDILPCPVCLHPCTDGHPQKNRQLGHMADLVQEILCMRVKNSEEEQEEEEGRGHCERHQQVLNLFCEDDLELLCGQCAASPNHQAHVLTPIEEAAAHHRQRLKSCLEHLRKQLQEAERALERQVSESEELREMLAEEMNDFALESKEFKCFLEDEQKIIENKVLRELEEVSRNVLKGQRKLSEQASTLKTLLIDIRRLQLQTDLGLLQGIRFVHWQWKKCGGVELPESLTHEPMEKIRTFPPHYAGLHNLKSKFQRDLILDPETTHPNLIVSEDQSKVYVFDKSVGESTAAPHPKAFTFHQAVLGAEPIERGRHFWEIAFQGSVIWSIGVCKESFPRNSQVPPSPANGCWQFKLLPGIHLDECSPSLAKLSAKFTVP, from the coding sequence ATGGCCCTGGCGGCCTTCCTGGCTGAGCTGCGCACAGAGGCTCGCTGCCCCTTGTGCCAGGCTTTCCTGCAGGAGCCTGTGACCCTGGAATGTGGCCACAACTACTGTGGCTCATGCCTGCAGCAACGCTGGGAGCACTTGCAGGACATCCTGCCATGCCCCGTGTGCCTGCACCCCTGCACAGATGGGCACCCCCAGAAGAACAGGCAGCTggggcacatggctgacctggtccAGGAGATTCTGTGCATGAGGGTGAAGAATAGTgaggaggagcaggaagaggaagaaggcagAGGCCACTGTGAAAGGCACCAGCAAGTTTTGAACCTTTTCTGCGAGGACGACCTGGAGCTGCTGTGTGGCCAGTGTGCTGCCTCCCCTAACCACCAGGCCCATGTCCTGACACCCATCGAAGAAGCCGCTGCACATCACAGGCAGAGGCTCAAGAGCTGCCTGGAGCATCTGAGGAAGCAGCTTCAGGAAGCAGAAAGGGCCTTGGAAAGGCAGGTATCCGAAAGCGAAGAGTTGAGAGAGATGTTGGCGGAGGAGATGAATGACTTTGCTTTGGAATCTAAAGAATTCAAGTGTTTCCTGGAAGATGAGCAGAAAATCATCGAGAACAAGGTCCTAAGGGAATTAGAGGAAGTGTCCCGAAATGTCCTCAAGGGCCAGCGAAAATTGTCTGAGCAGGCCTCCACCCTGAAGACACTGCTGATTGACATCAGGAGGCTGCAACTACAAACTGACCTGGGCCTCTTGCAGGGCATCAGGTTTGTGCATTGGCAGTGGAAAAAGTGTGGCGGCGTGGAGCTCCCGGAATCCTTGACCCATGAGCCCATGGAGAAGATCCGCACGTTCCCTCCACACTACGCTGGCCTGCACAACCTCAAGAGCAAGTTTCAGAGGGACCTGATCCTGGACCCTGAAACCACTCACCCCAATCTCATCGTCTCCGAGGACCAGTCAAAGGTGTATGTTTTTGATAAAAGCGTTGGAGAATCCACGGCTGCCCCGCACCCCAAGGCCTTCACATTTCATCAAGCCGTCCTTGGGGCTGAGCCCATAGAACGGGGTCGGCACTTCTGGGAGATAGCATTCCAAGGCTCAGTGATCTGGTCCATAGGGGTGTGCAAGGAATCGTTTCCCCGAAATTCTCAGGTCCCTCCGTCCCCGGCCAATGGCTGCTGGC